Proteins found in one Pontibacter sp. SGAir0037 genomic segment:
- the dnaE gene encoding DNA polymerase III subunit alpha: MPVFSHLHTHTQYSLLDGQASISALMKKAQADGMPAVAMTDHGNMFAAFNFVAEANKYNVKPIVGCEFYLVQDRHQKNFSKELKDVRHHQLLLAKDQEGYQNLAKLCSYSYIEGMYSKWPRIDRELLLKYHKGLIATSCCIGAEVPQAILWKSEEEAEEIFKWWLDLFGEDYYIELQRHGLMNIDGTGKSQEDVNQVLLKWAKKYNVKVICTNDSHYVDQDDWNAHDILLCVNTGEDQSTPVGDFQTRYYRFLSDDQKVIYDTVENVRQKYGNSPGIRQMLQRIDEAGPKTRFGFPNDQFYFKSQAEMNELFKDVPEAVDNTNEIVDKITPPKLKRDILLPNFPIPPEHADADAFLRHLTYEGAKKRYIDITPEVEERLDYELRIIQTMGFAGYFLIVQDFINRGRDMGVGVGPGRGSAAGSAVAYCIGITNIDPIKYSLLFERFLNPERVSMPDIDIDFDDVNRQRVIDYVVDKYGKTQVAQIITFGTMAAKSSIKDVARSTSLPLAEANELAKMVPDTPGTTLAKAFMENLELAAIREGDDHRASVLKLAEKLEGSVRNTGIHAAGVIIAPDDITNYIPVSTSKDADLLVTQFDGKVIESAGMLKMDFLGLKTLTIIKDAIDLIEKNHGVKIDIDEIPIDDEKTYQLYQRGDTIGTFQFESEGMRMYLKDLQPTNIEDLIAMNALYRPGPMQFIPNFINRKHGKEEVEYPHELLKPILEYSYGIMVYQEQIMQTAQILAGYSLGGADLLRRAMGKKDMKKMAEEREKFIAGAAEKHNIPAKKASEVFDVMEKFAQYGFNRSHSAAYSVVAYQTGYLKAHYPAEYMAAVLTNNMNDIKKVTFFIEEARKQGVAVLGPDVNESLLKFNVNEQGQIRFGLAAIKGTGEAAVDAIISEREKNGMYQDIFDFSKRINLRAVNKKTFESMALAGAFDSWGLYHRAQLMEIPEGENISLLEKAVRYGNNYQAEQQAAQQSLFGGSAAVAAPLPKVPEVAPWTQAEMLRREKEVVGFYISGHPLDQFKLEIDSYCSCSLDKIAEYKNRDINVAGMVSEVVIRTAKNGNPFALFSIEDYDSTLQMALFGEDYVKFSPYLKTGLYLFIRGKVQLRYRTEDQWELKPTNIQLLGDVMDKMAQGVQVNVNLELFTPNLAEALENAIVTSPGQKRLEITLHLPEEKLALPTYSRRYRIEPKQFLSEIKGLGLGECKLI; the protein is encoded by the coding sequence TTGCCAGTTTTTTCGCATTTACATACGCATACGCAGTATTCCCTGCTCGATGGGCAGGCCAGCATCAGCGCACTCATGAAGAAGGCGCAGGCCGATGGCATGCCTGCCGTAGCCATGACCGACCACGGCAATATGTTTGCTGCCTTTAACTTTGTGGCTGAGGCAAACAAATATAACGTGAAGCCAATTGTAGGCTGCGAGTTTTACCTGGTGCAGGACCGCCACCAAAAGAACTTCAGCAAAGAACTGAAAGACGTGCGCCACCACCAGCTGCTGCTGGCCAAAGACCAGGAAGGTTACCAGAACCTGGCCAAGCTTTGCTCCTACTCTTATATTGAGGGGATGTACAGCAAGTGGCCTCGTATTGACAGAGAGTTACTGCTTAAGTACCACAAGGGCCTTATTGCGACCAGTTGCTGCATTGGTGCTGAAGTACCGCAGGCCATTCTATGGAAATCAGAAGAAGAGGCAGAGGAGATTTTTAAGTGGTGGCTTGATCTCTTTGGCGAAGATTACTATATAGAACTGCAGCGCCACGGCCTCATGAACATAGACGGTACAGGCAAAAGCCAGGAAGATGTAAACCAGGTACTGCTGAAGTGGGCGAAGAAGTACAATGTAAAGGTTATCTGCACCAACGACTCCCATTACGTAGACCAGGATGACTGGAATGCACACGATATTTTACTTTGTGTAAATACCGGCGAAGACCAAAGCACACCGGTCGGTGACTTCCAGACACGCTATTACCGCTTCCTGTCAGACGACCAGAAAGTAATTTATGATACGGTGGAGAATGTGCGTCAGAAGTACGGCAACAGCCCGGGCATACGCCAGATGCTGCAACGCATAGACGAAGCCGGACCTAAAACGCGCTTTGGCTTCCCAAACGACCAGTTTTACTTTAAATCGCAGGCTGAAATGAACGAATTGTTCAAAGATGTGCCTGAAGCTGTAGACAATACCAACGAAATTGTAGACAAAATCACGCCTCCTAAGCTGAAGCGCGATATCCTGCTGCCCAATTTTCCGATTCCGCCAGAGCATGCCGATGCCGATGCTTTCCTACGCCACCTGACTTATGAAGGAGCAAAGAAACGATACATTGATATTACGCCTGAAGTAGAAGAACGCCTTGACTACGAACTGCGCATTATCCAGACAATGGGCTTTGCCGGTTACTTCCTGATTGTACAGGACTTTATTAACCGTGGACGCGACATGGGCGTGGGTGTGGGTCCTGGCCGTGGATCAGCGGCAGGTTCGGCTGTGGCTTACTGTATCGGTATTACCAACATCGACCCCATTAAATACAGCCTGCTGTTCGAGCGTTTCCTGAACCCGGAGCGTGTGTCTATGCCCGATATTGATATCGACTTCGACGACGTGAACCGCCAGCGTGTGATCGACTACGTGGTGGATAAGTACGGGAAAACGCAGGTGGCACAGATTATCACTTTCGGCACCATGGCAGCTAAGTCGTCGATTAAAGATGTGGCACGTTCTACCTCTCTGCCTTTGGCAGAAGCCAACGAACTGGCAAAAATGGTTCCGGATACGCCTGGCACTACGCTGGCAAAAGCCTTTATGGAAAACCTGGAGCTAGCTGCCATACGCGAAGGCGACGACCACCGGGCTTCTGTTCTAAAGCTGGCTGAAAAGCTGGAGGGCTCTGTACGGAACACAGGTATTCACGCAGCAGGTGTTATTATTGCCCCCGATGATATTACAAATTACATTCCTGTATCCACTTCTAAAGACGCCGACCTGCTGGTAACGCAGTTCGATGGTAAGGTAATTGAGAGTGCCGGCATGCTGAAGATGGACTTCCTGGGGCTGAAGACGCTTACAATTATCAAAGATGCTATTGACCTGATCGAGAAGAACCATGGCGTTAAAATAGACATTGATGAAATTCCGATTGATGATGAGAAAACGTACCAGTTGTACCAGCGTGGGGATACGATTGGTACATTCCAGTTCGAGTCGGAAGGTATGCGCATGTACCTCAAGGACCTGCAGCCTACCAACATTGAAGACTTGATCGCCATGAACGCCCTTTACCGTCCGGGCCCGATGCAGTTCATCCCGAACTTCATTAACCGGAAACACGGGAAAGAAGAAGTAGAATACCCGCACGAACTGCTCAAGCCGATCCTGGAATACTCTTACGGTATTATGGTGTACCAGGAGCAGATTATGCAAACGGCCCAGATTCTGGCCGGTTACTCACTGGGTGGTGCCGACTTGCTGCGCCGCGCCATGGGTAAGAAGGACATGAAGAAGATGGCCGAGGAGCGGGAGAAATTTATTGCTGGTGCCGCCGAAAAGCACAATATCCCCGCTAAAAAGGCCTCGGAAGTGTTCGACGTGATGGAGAAATTTGCCCAGTACGGCTTTAACCGCTCCCACTCTGCCGCCTACTCGGTGGTGGCATACCAGACAGGTTATTTAAAGGCGCACTACCCAGCCGAATATATGGCGGCGGTGCTTACCAACAACATGAACGACATTAAAAAGGTGACGTTCTTTATCGAGGAAGCGCGTAAGCAGGGGGTGGCCGTACTAGGTCCTGACGTAAATGAATCGTTGCTGAAGTTCAATGTAAACGAGCAGGGACAAATTCGTTTTGGCCTGGCTGCCATAAAAGGTACCGGTGAAGCCGCTGTAGATGCCATTATATCCGAAAGAGAGAAGAATGGCATGTATCAGGATATCTTTGACTTTTCAAAGCGCATTAACCTTCGTGCTGTTAACAAAAAAACTTTCGAGAGTATGGCTCTGGCCGGTGCTTTCGACTCGTGGGGGCTGTACCACCGTGCGCAATTGATGGAGATTCCGGAAGGAGAAAACATCAGCTTACTGGAGAAGGCAGTGCGATACGGCAACAACTACCAGGCAGAACAGCAGGCAGCGCAGCAATCGTTATTTGGTGGTTCAGCCGCCGTAGCAGCCCCGTTACCTAAAGTACCTGAAGTGGCCCCCTGGACACAGGCCGAAATGCTGCGACGCGAAAAAGAGGTAGTAGGTTTCTATATCTCAGGGCACCCGCTCGATCAGTTTAAGCTGGAAATTGACTCCTACTGTAGCTGTTCTTTAGACAAAATTGCCGAATACAAGAACCGTGATATTAATGTGGCAGGCATGGTATCGGAAGTTGTCATCCGAACGGCCAAAAACGGTAATCCGTTTGCGTTATTCTCAATTGAGGACTATGATTCTACTTTGCAGATGGCGCTGTTTGGTGAAGATTACGTTAAGTTCTCCCCTTACCTGAAGACAGGCTTGTACCTGTTCATTCGTGGCAAAGTACAGCTGCGCTACCGCACCGAAGATCAGTGGGAGCTAAAGCCAACCAACATTCAGTTGCTGGGCGATGTGATGGATAAGATGGCCCAGGGGGTACAGGTGAACGTGAATCTGGAGCTATTTACCCCAAATCTGGCGGAGGCATTGGAAAACGCTATTGTAACCAGCCCGGGGCAAAAACGCTTGGAAATCACCTTGCACTTACCAGAAGAAAAACTGGCATTGCCTACCTACTCCCGCCGCTACCGCATTGAACCAAAACAGTTTCTGTCAGAAATTAAAGGTTTGGGATTGGGTGAGTGTAAGTTGATATAA
- a CDS encoding thiamine phosphate synthase: MNLIIVTFPAPFPEEHKYINLLLERGLERLHLRKPGFTLQEMHSFIQQIPAEYHSRLMLHSYHELAQEFEVKGLHFPEALRVRVATTPKGSLLFSTSFHHLQDIKQPQPLFDYAFLSPVFNSISKEGYKAAFAPAELALAVRQSNLPVVALGGIDASNLAKVQELGFAGAAVLGAVWQAEDPLKAFSELQKLV, from the coding sequence ATGAACCTGATCATTGTGACATTTCCTGCTCCTTTTCCTGAAGAACATAAGTATATAAATCTTCTTCTTGAGCGGGGCCTGGAGAGGCTGCACCTCCGTAAGCCAGGTTTTACTCTTCAGGAGATGCACAGTTTTATACAGCAGATTCCTGCTGAGTACCACTCCCGGCTGATGCTGCACAGTTACCATGAACTGGCTCAGGAGTTTGAGGTTAAAGGTTTACATTTCCCGGAAGCACTACGTGTAAGAGTGGCTACAACTCCAAAAGGAAGCCTACTCTTCTCTACTTCTTTTCATCATTTACAAGATATAAAACAACCTCAGCCGCTTTTCGATTACGCTTTTCTGAGCCCTGTTTTCAACAGTATTTCCAAAGAAGGATACAAGGCTGCTTTTGCACCTGCCGAGTTAGCGCTAGCCGTACGGCAGTCCAACTTGCCTGTCGTAGCTTTAGGAGGCATAGATGCAAGTAATCTGGCAAAGGTGCAGGAACTAGGTTTTGCTGGTGCTGCAGTTTTAGGTGCTGTATGGCAGGCGGAAGATCCCTTAAAAGCCTTTAGTGAGTTGCAGAAGCTTGTATGA
- a CDS encoding DUF4932 domain-containing protein — MKNLFPLFILFIFSHNVHAQYRKELSPKVSLIISSNIETYFFVEKLAVERIGNYVFNIKGQDYSHQPVVHFAFNHFKDYQNDPLIIRSAELLQALRDSLHDNGPIMDYLLNQKEFPASGPRFPGAEIDVATPSVRPLLAELTENLRKFYIQANVGKFLKKNVSFYNGVLQEAQKDIRIDAFPYMEKWYGREFPHYMLYLAPAMPITTGDDNYRGYGPSIASAEGKIPAMVISSSKMLPLQTNLSAYKKFGFDNPDVTRFLSSHEIGHTFVNPLVEKYASKIKADLILFTPELQEILSPHYITDWYVCVIEHLKAR; from the coding sequence ATGAAAAATTTATTCCCACTTTTTATTCTATTTATCTTTTCCCACAATGTTCATGCTCAGTATAGAAAGGAATTATCTCCTAAAGTCTCTCTTATCATAAGCAGCAACATCGAAACCTATTTTTTTGTTGAAAAGTTAGCGGTGGAACGGATTGGAAATTATGTTTTTAATATTAAAGGCCAAGATTACTCCCATCAGCCTGTTGTTCACTTTGCGTTTAACCATTTTAAGGATTATCAGAACGATCCCCTGATAATAAGATCAGCTGAGCTACTGCAGGCGCTAAGAGACTCTTTACACGATAATGGCCCGATCATGGATTACTTATTAAATCAAAAAGAATTTCCTGCGTCTGGTCCACGTTTCCCAGGTGCTGAAATTGATGTGGCTACTCCTTCTGTAAGGCCTTTGTTAGCAGAGCTTACAGAAAATTTAAGAAAATTTTACATACAGGCTAATGTTGGTAAGTTTCTAAAAAAGAATGTTTCATTTTACAATGGCGTACTTCAGGAAGCCCAAAAAGATATTCGTATCGATGCTTTTCCTTATATGGAGAAGTGGTACGGAAGAGAATTTCCGCACTATATGCTGTATTTAGCTCCCGCTATGCCCATTACTACTGGAGATGATAACTACAGGGGATATGGGCCATCTATTGCGTCGGCAGAGGGTAAAATACCAGCTATGGTCATTAGTTCAAGTAAAATGTTGCCTCTGCAAACAAACTTGTCAGCTTATAAAAAATTTGGGTTTGACAATCCAGACGTTACACGCTTTCTCTCCAGTCATGAAATCGGGCACACTTTTGTTAATCCATTAGTTGAAAAATATGCTTCTAAAATTAAAGCGGACTTAATTTTATTTACGCCGGAATTACAAGAGATATTAAGCCCTCATTACATTACTGATTGGTATGTATGTGTTATTGAGCACTTGAAGGCTAGGTGA
- the moeB gene encoding molybdopterin-synthase adenylyltransferase MoeB: MFSPAEYNRYNRQIILPEIGPAGQQKLKEARVLVIGAGGLGCPILQYLAAAGVGTIGIADYDVVSESNLHRQVLFTAEEVGQPKAEVAARKLKLQNPFVQFVVHGQGITVQNALELVQAYDLVVDGSDNFPTRYLVNDACALLQKPLVFGSIFKFEGQVTVFHYLNGPSYRCLFPEPPGKDEVPNCAEIGVLGVLPGIIGTIQANEAIKIICQIGTKLSGRLFMLNALTMETSAFNFRRTDQAEVRQLLSDYEAFCSPATTTPAAEINEISADELKDMLDEEIDFQLLDVREPHEYEQYNIEGVLLPLSELEQHFSQIEPQKTIVVHCKTGSRSRQAIQLLQQHFPGTTFYNLTGGIDGYPY; this comes from the coding sequence AGAGGCGCGGGTATTGGTAATTGGAGCAGGAGGATTAGGTTGCCCTATTCTACAGTATTTAGCAGCTGCGGGTGTGGGCACCATAGGTATAGCCGATTATGATGTAGTATCGGAGAGCAACCTGCACCGCCAGGTTCTGTTTACAGCAGAAGAAGTTGGGCAGCCTAAAGCAGAGGTAGCAGCACGTAAGCTAAAACTACAAAACCCTTTTGTGCAGTTTGTAGTGCACGGGCAGGGTATAACTGTGCAGAATGCGCTGGAGCTAGTGCAGGCGTATGATCTGGTGGTAGATGGCTCCGACAACTTCCCGACACGCTACCTGGTGAACGATGCCTGTGCTCTATTGCAGAAGCCGCTGGTGTTTGGCTCAATTTTTAAATTTGAAGGACAGGTAACGGTATTCCATTACCTGAACGGTCCCTCTTACCGCTGTCTCTTCCCGGAGCCTCCTGGCAAAGATGAAGTACCTAATTGTGCCGAGATAGGTGTTTTGGGTGTATTACCAGGTATAATTGGCACCATTCAGGCAAACGAGGCTATCAAAATTATATGCCAAATAGGCACGAAACTATCAGGGCGCCTATTCATGCTCAATGCCTTAACCATGGAAACAAGCGCTTTTAATTTCCGTCGAACAGATCAGGCCGAGGTAAGGCAACTCCTGTCAGATTATGAAGCCTTCTGCTCTCCTGCTACAACCACACCTGCTGCCGAAATAAACGAAATCTCCGCTGATGAACTGAAAGATATGCTGGATGAGGAAATTGATTTCCAACTGCTTGATGTGCGGGAGCCGCATGAGTACGAGCAGTATAATATAGAGGGAGTACTGCTGCCACTATCAGAACTGGAGCAGCACTTCAGCCAAATAGAACCTCAAAAAACGATAGTGGTGCATTGTAAAACAGGCAGCCGCAGCCGCCAGGCTATCCAGCTACTCCAACAGCACTTCCCTGGCACTACTTTCTACAACCTGACCGGCGGCATTGATGGGTATCCGTATTAA